The Candidatus Methylomirabilis sp. genome has a window encoding:
- a CDS encoding STAS domain-containing protein, translated as MRYRIKERKGSLLIKLDGKALDNEEARLRRVLLPLLRRHGVKVVINLTGLDELGIPELGVLGAIRQEVKAQDGTLRLCALQDKLRAQFDWNPFLQVYALYHDLESSFSQMPDLPLKRSA; from the coding sequence ATGCGATACCGGATCAAGGAGCGCAAAGGGAGTCTGCTCATCAAGCTTGATGGGAAGGCGCTGGACAACGAGGAGGCAAGGTTACGCCGAGTCCTCTTGCCGTTGCTGCGGCGCCACGGCGTGAAAGTCGTCATCAACCTGACCGGACTTGACGAGCTCGGCATCCCGGAGCTGGGCGTCCTGGGCGCTATCCGCCAAGAGGTCAAGGCACAGGACGGCACCCTCCGGCTGTGCGCTCTTCAAGACAAACTTCGGGCGCAATTCGATTGGAATCCCTTCCTTCAGGTCTACGCGTTGTACCACGACCTTGAAAGCAGTTTCTCACAGATGCCGGACCTGCCCCTGAAGCGATCAGCCTGA
- a CDS encoding YnfA family protein, producing MELLRSLGLFVLTAVAEIVGCYLPFLWLRKGVSPWVLAPAAVSLAVFAWLLTLHPTAAGRVYAAYGGVYVSVAILWLWAVDSVRPNTTDIVGIALCLSGMLVIMWGANV from the coding sequence ATGGAGTTACTGCGATCTCTTGGGCTGTTTGTATTGACGGCGGTGGCAGAAATAGTCGGCTGTTACCTGCCATTCCTTTGGCTTCGAAAGGGAGTGTCGCCATGGGTCCTCGCTCCGGCTGCAGTCAGTCTGGCCGTCTTCGCCTGGTTGCTGACTCTCCATCCCACTGCGGCAGGGCGCGTTTATGCTGCATACGGCGGAGTCTATGTGAGCGTCGCGATCCTTTGGCTTTGGGCCGTGGATTCTGTTCGGCCGAACACAACTGACATCGTCGGAATTGCCCTTTGCCTATCCGGAATGCTGGTGATCATGTGGGGTGCCAATGTCTGA
- a CDS encoding porin, whose amino-acid sequence MAQRRWWVRGVVLGSALLLAPVGAWADKLTEIEQAFEAQQQSLQQLQQEMNRLRQDRTAQQTDTDRRVMEVEKKAAEAAASSLLTGYDPGKGFYLKSADGQFRLNLGGYLQTWMQVEGSRKEEDYSAADKVAGIARHNPSTFRERRVRLLVTGQLFNDFNFHIQPDITGAARLEEGWGSYTYAPWAKVVVGQHKPRFGLEMLTSSSDLDFAERAVISRALSPEQQLGATVEGTLKLATMPVYYGASIYNGCGRIDQCPGGIDNDGDKAFAGRLTLSPPMPFGNLTIGLNADHRTFRMVNGKGATEANGVTTPVTGTSFHRFDPIQATGWKLGGDGAGTSQNGFLINGNRVTGGGDLVFDFYPFIIKGEYAYASQERDALGAGGSNLDNLIMQGGYGSIGYWIFGNKRSGLLAIGRYEHLRVDDNTGTYTAPASATKERPMEMRSGTLGLNWYVNPSVRLRANYLLTDVRPGRNTIGVSNSTHGELVHEGIAEVQIQF is encoded by the coding sequence ATGGCTCAAAGAAGGTGGTGGGTTCGTGGTGTCGTCTTAGGCAGCGCCTTGCTGCTCGCCCCGGTAGGGGCGTGGGCCGACAAGCTTACGGAGATCGAGCAGGCATTTGAGGCGCAGCAGCAGTCGCTGCAGCAGTTGCAGCAGGAGATGAACCGGTTGCGACAGGATCGGACTGCGCAACAGACAGACACGGACAGGCGCGTGATGGAGGTGGAGAAGAAGGCCGCCGAGGCCGCCGCCTCGTCACTGCTCACCGGATATGACCCGGGGAAGGGGTTCTACCTGAAATCAGCCGATGGCCAGTTCCGACTGAACCTGGGCGGGTACCTCCAGACCTGGATGCAAGTTGAAGGGTCGCGAAAGGAAGAGGACTATAGCGCTGCAGACAAGGTAGCAGGTATCGCTCGACACAACCCGAGCACCTTCAGGGAGCGCCGCGTTCGGTTGCTCGTGACCGGCCAACTCTTCAATGACTTTAACTTCCATATCCAGCCTGATATCACCGGTGCTGCGCGGCTCGAAGAGGGCTGGGGCAGCTACACGTACGCCCCGTGGGCGAAAGTCGTCGTCGGGCAGCACAAGCCTCGGTTCGGCCTCGAGATGCTCACCTCCTCTTCGGACCTGGACTTCGCCGAGCGAGCGGTTATCTCCAGAGCGCTGTCCCCGGAGCAGCAGCTTGGCGCCACTGTCGAGGGCACGCTGAAACTCGCCACCATGCCTGTCTACTATGGGGCCTCGATCTATAACGGCTGCGGCCGGATCGATCAGTGCCCTGGGGGAATCGACAACGACGGCGATAAGGCGTTCGCCGGGCGATTGACCTTGTCGCCTCCTATGCCCTTCGGCAATCTCACCATCGGGCTGAACGCCGATCACCGCACCTTCAGGATGGTGAACGGGAAAGGGGCAACCGAGGCAAACGGTGTGACGACGCCCGTCACCGGTACCTCGTTTCATCGCTTCGATCCGATCCAGGCGACCGGCTGGAAATTGGGGGGCGACGGGGCCGGCACGTCGCAGAACGGCTTCCTGATCAATGGGAACCGCGTCACGGGTGGCGGCGACCTCGTCTTCGACTTCTATCCATTCATCATCAAAGGGGAGTATGCCTACGCCTCTCAGGAGCGTGACGCCTTGGGCGCTGGCGGCAGCAATCTCGACAACCTCATCATGCAGGGTGGCTACGGGTCGATCGGCTACTGGATCTTCGGTAATAAGCGCAGTGGCCTACTGGCCATCGGCCGCTACGAGCACCTGCGGGTCGATGACAACACAGGCACCTATACGGCACCCGCCTCGGCCACCAAGGAGCGGCCAATGGAGATGCGCTCCGGCACCCTCGGGCTGAACTGGTATGTCAACCCCAGTGTCCGACTGCGAGCCAACTACCTCCTCACCGATGTCCGGCCGGGTCGGAATACCATCGGGGTAAGCAATAGCACGCACGGCGAGTTGGTTCACGAGGGGATTGCTGAGGTGCAGATCCAGTTCTAA
- a CDS encoding type II toxin-antitoxin system VapC family toxin produces MPVPWAYFDTSVLLKRYIREAGSAQARATLRRHRFLSSAIAPVEAISALCRRRASGELAEQDLTVILSRMRQDRSYWELVAVTPLVLTHAEELIRTTGVKTLDALHLVSALAFQTMSGIRIPFITADIRQRDAASQLDLTVMWIGSTQPHAN; encoded by the coding sequence ATGCCTGTGCCGTGGGCGTACTTCGACACCAGCGTCCTGCTCAAACGGTATATCCGTGAAGCGGGTTCGGCGCAGGCGCGCGCCACGCTGCGCCGTCATCGCTTCCTCTCCTCGGCTATTGCTCCGGTTGAGGCGATATCAGCGCTGTGTCGACGGCGTGCATCGGGTGAACTGGCCGAACAGGATCTGACCGTGATTCTCTCTCGCATGCGGCAGGATCGCAGTTATTGGGAACTTGTCGCAGTGACTCCGCTGGTCCTCACCCATGCCGAGGAGCTTATTCGGACGACGGGGGTCAAAACGCTCGATGCCCTCCATCTGGTCTCAGCCCTGGCCTTTCAGACGATGTCTGGAATTCGGATTCCCTTTATCACGGCAGATATACGCCAGCGGGACGCGGCGAGCCAACTCGATCTCACAGTGATGTGGATTGGATCGACTCAGCCACACGCCAATTAA
- a CDS encoding type II toxin-antitoxin system prevent-host-death family antitoxin — protein sequence MRIGLREANQQFSKAIKAVKTGEEVVLTERGKPIAVIRPLGQPGAAEAEVRHLEAAGLLHAASKRRPLPPCAPRPLKGPPISRTLRDERDES from the coding sequence ATGCGGATAGGATTGCGAGAAGCCAACCAGCAGTTCTCAAAAGCCATCAAGGCGGTCAAGACCGGGGAAGAGGTGGTGCTGACCGAACGCGGGAAACCTATCGCCGTAATCAGGCCGTTGGGGCAACCGGGTGCCGCTGAGGCGGAGGTTCGACACCTGGAAGCGGCAGGGCTGTTACACGCGGCGTCCAAGCGCCGGCCTCTCCCCCCCTGCGCGCCACGGCCCTTGAAGGGCCCGCCGATCTCCCGCACGCTTCGTGACGAACGAGACGAATCCTGA
- the pstA gene encoding phosphate ABC transporter permease PstA, with protein MKRFWKSGDPFIWLTGGALALSLLMVAGLVLLVLLNGLGFFWPSPIVRLILSDGKELLGQVTQREAIPQPDASPGTAPRYRIQVKVGNRDLYGADFVWVEEATIARRDFPAEAVLIERREWGNLYGFIKEVRDNERAVTAGPEAAWTTLQGLLPNATSTFQEIRQIEKKEIGAINYAQEKIRLKLKKLQLSGQEGGSETARLDKEMEGWAAKYREQEARLATVRHHSQQTLIVSVIGDKETELPLQQIVRIIRPNSMGVWSKSGVYLSRLWEFISGDPRESNTEGGVFPAIFGTVMMVMIMSLLVAPLGVLAAFYLREYAKQGVLVSTVRIAVNNLAGVPSIVFGVFGLGFFIYLVGGSIDRLFYPEALPTPTFGTGGILWASLTLALLTVPVVIVATEEGLAAIPPGMREASLALGATKFETTWRVVLPTVMPSVLTGLILAMARAAGEVAPLMITGVVKLAPSLPIDGVWPFVHLERKFMHLGFHIYDVGFQSPNVDAARPMVYTTVLLLLLVVLILNLATILIRNRLRKKYASSAF; from the coding sequence ATGAAGCGCTTCTGGAAGAGCGGCGATCCATTCATCTGGCTCACTGGAGGCGCATTAGCCCTCAGCCTGCTCATGGTGGCCGGGCTCGTCCTCTTGGTGCTGCTCAACGGGCTGGGCTTCTTTTGGCCGTCGCCGATTGTGCGCCTGATACTGTCGGATGGCAAGGAGCTATTAGGCCAGGTGACGCAACGGGAGGCGATCCCGCAACCAGACGCATCTCCTGGGACCGCCCCGCGCTACCGGATTCAGGTCAAGGTCGGCAATCGTGACCTGTACGGCGCCGACTTCGTCTGGGTCGAGGAGGCCACGATCGCTCGCCGCGACTTCCCTGCGGAGGCTGTCCTCATCGAGCGACGGGAGTGGGGCAATCTCTACGGTTTTATCAAAGAGGTTCGGGATAACGAGCGCGCCGTAACTGCTGGGCCTGAGGCGGCCTGGACCACTCTTCAGGGCCTTCTCCCGAATGCGACATCGACGTTTCAGGAGATCAGGCAGATCGAGAAAAAGGAGATCGGGGCGATCAATTATGCCCAAGAGAAGATCCGCCTCAAGCTCAAGAAGCTTCAACTCTCAGGACAAGAGGGAGGTTCAGAAACAGCACGACTCGATAAGGAGATGGAGGGTTGGGCAGCCAAGTACCGCGAACAGGAGGCGAGGCTCGCCACGGTCCGCCACCACTCCCAACAGACGCTCATCGTTTCGGTCATCGGCGACAAGGAGACGGAACTGCCGCTTCAGCAGATTGTGCGAATCATCCGACCGAACTCGATGGGGGTGTGGTCCAAGAGCGGCGTCTATCTGTCCAGGCTCTGGGAGTTCATCTCCGGCGATCCTAGGGAGTCGAACACCGAGGGTGGCGTCTTCCCCGCCATATTCGGCACGGTGATGATGGTGATGATCATGAGCCTTCTCGTCGCCCCGCTGGGCGTGCTGGCCGCATTCTACCTTCGAGAGTACGCGAAACAGGGGGTGTTGGTCAGTACGGTCAGGATCGCCGTGAATAATCTGGCCGGCGTCCCGTCCATCGTCTTTGGGGTCTTTGGTCTCGGCTTTTTCATCTACTTGGTCGGGGGAAGTATCGACCGGCTCTTCTATCCTGAGGCGCTCCCGACCCCGACCTTCGGAACAGGAGGGATCTTATGGGCCTCGTTGACCCTGGCCCTTCTGACCGTCCCAGTCGTCATCGTGGCCACAGAGGAGGGGCTTGCGGCTATCCCGCCGGGGATGCGTGAGGCCTCGCTAGCGCTGGGCGCCACGAAGTTCGAGACGACTTGGCGGGTCGTCCTGCCGACGGTCATGCCCTCGGTCCTCACGGGACTCATTCTGGCCATGGCTCGGGCGGCCGGGGAGGTCGCGCCGCTCATGATTACCGGGGTGGTCAAGCTCGCCCCGTCTCTTCCGATCGATGGCGTCTGGCCGTTCGTACATCTGGAACGCAAGTTCATGCACCTTGGATTTCATATCTACGATGTCGGGTTTCAATCGCCCAATGTGGACGCCGCCAGGCCGATGGTCTACACCACCGTGCTCCTCCTTCTCCTGGTCGTCCTGATCCTGAACCTGGCAACGATCCTGATCAGGAACCGTCTGCGAAAAAAATACGCATCTTCGGCGTTCTAG
- the phoU gene encoding phosphate signaling complex protein PhoU yields the protein MKTMHRHFDEQLQELREHLLAMGSLAETMIVKSVKALMDRSEALVQEVFAHEEEMDQRCIETDQRCFTLLALQQPMAGDLRFIAAAIKINSDIERIGDLAVNITQATMSLIRQPTLKPLIDIPRMAQLCQEMVKKSLDAFVARDAELARIVIESDDPVDLLRDQVFRELLNFMITDPTTVPRALDLVLISRYLERIADHATNIAEDVVYIVRGEDIRERGDKEIRKGLRHPAGISPEIPGVDREAALAAHRLIPEEREFLDLIKSAAHNLLRAAKSLQVMFEDYTDPAGKWREVREAEHEGDAITHRIMKKLNQTFIPFLDRQNLHALTSALDNVVDFIEATASRMVLYKIEQPTPESREMVALIMASAEQIVKAIGDLPGFAGVEEICVEINRLENAADDLYRRAIADLFQGERPILEVTKWKEIYELLEAVTDHCEDVADVVESIVLKHS from the coding sequence ATGAAAACCATGCATCGACATTTCGATGAGCAACTACAGGAACTGAGAGAACACCTGTTGGCGATGGGAAGTCTGGCCGAGACGATGATCGTCAAGAGCGTCAAGGCGTTGATGGATCGGAGCGAGGCGTTGGTACAGGAGGTCTTCGCCCACGAGGAAGAGATGGATCAGCGATGCATCGAAACTGATCAGCGCTGCTTCACCTTGCTGGCCCTTCAGCAGCCGATGGCCGGCGACCTCCGTTTCATCGCGGCAGCCATCAAGATCAACAGCGACATCGAGCGAATCGGTGACCTGGCGGTCAATATCACGCAGGCGACCATGTCGCTCATCAGACAGCCAACCCTGAAGCCTCTTATCGATATCCCGCGGATGGCCCAACTCTGTCAAGAGATGGTGAAGAAAAGTCTGGATGCCTTCGTAGCGCGGGATGCGGAGTTAGCCAGGATCGTCATCGAATCGGACGATCCCGTCGATCTTCTGCGGGACCAGGTCTTCAGAGAGCTTCTCAACTTCATGATTACTGACCCTACAACGGTCCCTAGAGCCTTGGATCTGGTACTCATCTCACGCTATCTCGAACGGATCGCCGATCATGCGACCAATATCGCAGAGGATGTCGTCTATATCGTTCGGGGTGAGGATATCCGGGAGCGTGGCGACAAAGAAATACGAAAGGGCTTAAGGCACCCGGCCGGTATCTCACCAGAAATTCCAGGAGTTGATCGAGAAGCAGCCCTCGCGGCCCACAGGCTGATTCCGGAAGAGCGGGAGTTTCTCGACCTGATCAAATCCGCCGCGCACAATCTCCTCCGGGCCGCAAAGTCTCTACAGGTCATGTTCGAGGATTACACCGATCCCGCGGGAAAGTGGCGAGAGGTCAGGGAAGCTGAGCATGAGGGAGACGCAATCACCCACCGCATCATGAAGAAGCTGAACCAGACCTTCATTCCGTTCCTCGACCGGCAGAACCTCCATGCGCTGACGTCAGCCCTCGATAATGTCGTGGACTTCATCGAAGCAACGGCCTCCCGGATGGTGCTCTACAAGATCGAACAGCCCACGCCGGAATCCCGCGAAATGGTGGCTCTCATTATGGCATCGGCCGAGCAGATCGTGAAGGCGATTGGGGACCTGCCAGGATTCGCCGGGGTGGAGGAGATCTGCGTAGAAATCAATCGATTGGAAAACGCGGCAGATGATCTGTATCGGCGCGCCATCGCCGACTTGTTCCAGGGAGAGCGACCGATCCTCGAGGTGACCAAGTGGAAGGAGATTTACGAACTGCTGGAAGCAGTGACCGACCACTGCGAGGATGTCGCTGACGTCGTGGAGTCGATCGTCCTCAAACATTCGTAA
- the pstB gene encoding phosphate ABC transporter ATP-binding protein PstB, with amino-acid sequence MIEIRKLTLKYGEKLAIQDISLDIPKHQVTAFIGPSGCGKTTLLRCLNRMNDLIDGVTVSGTIRIGGLDIHDPALEITELRQRVGMVFQKSNPFPKTIYDNVAYGPRILGMRGQSSLDEIVERSLRAAALWNEVQDRLRSSALSLSGGQQQRLCIARAIAVEPEVLLMDEPCSALDPIATGKIEELIADLKLQYTIVIVTHNMQQAARVSDYTAFLYLGQLIEYDLTRQLFVKPSRQQTEDYITGRFG; translated from the coding sequence ATGATCGAAATCAGAAAGTTGACCCTCAAGTACGGCGAGAAGCTCGCCATCCAGGATATCAGCCTCGATATCCCCAAGCATCAGGTCACGGCCTTCATCGGGCCATCGGGGTGCGGGAAGACGACCCTGCTGCGATGTCTGAACCGCATGAACGACCTCATCGACGGGGTAACGGTCAGCGGGACCATCCGGATCGGCGGACTCGACATCCATGACCCGGCCCTGGAAATCACGGAACTCCGCCAACGCGTAGGCATGGTGTTCCAGAAATCGAACCCCTTCCCGAAGACGATCTATGACAACGTCGCCTATGGGCCGCGGATCCTCGGAATGCGCGGACAGTCGTCGCTGGACGAGATCGTGGAAAGGAGTCTGCGGGCAGCCGCCCTTTGGAACGAGGTCCAGGATCGCCTGCGCAGCAGCGCGCTCAGCCTGTCAGGGGGACAACAGCAGCGGCTGTGCATCGCCAGGGCCATTGCCGTCGAACCGGAGGTCCTCTTGATGGACGAACCATGCTCCGCGCTGGATCCGATTGCAACGGGAAAGATCGAAGAGCTGATAGCCGACCTGAAGCTACAGTACACGATCGTGATCGTCACGCACAATATGCAGCAGGCGGCCCGGGTCTCGGATTACACTGCCTTCCTGTACCTCGGCCAGTTGATCGAGTATGATCTCACCAGGCAACTCTTCGTCAAACCCTCCAGGCAACAAACGGAGGACTACATTACAGGCCGATTCGGCTAG
- a CDS encoding ABC transporter permease subunit, translating to MKDSTKAIVPGEPLQAARPFTVPHQKITRRLLLDRLARWVVTLGGAAIIVSILAILFVIAAEVYPLFRRPTAVPLGAITTTLDSAPLAVGVDEYREIVYVVTASGVQFVSAKDGTLLTSNRLQGLRDATVVGVSGLGRGPFVLGLSDGRAIPAEVRFSVTFPEGKRRVEAELTAGDPIAVDPERHPVARLAYASTPNGPVTAAVVGPKAIILVTIKEMKALIGPSTKEESRERLTLPIEGEITQILLDGRGENLFAGTSSGQVIRVDLRDPNDPKVVGVVPATIRPGIGVSTMGFLIGDRTLVIGDAMGGISSWQLVQADGTEQRLAKVHDFLAHTGPVVAFAPSRRDKGFVTADASGIIRIHYGTTGKTLLTLKAADVGLSAVTFAPKADGVMTIDAKGGLSHWTVENPHPEISWGNLFGKVWYEGYPAPAYVWQSTGGTDDFEAKFSLTPLIFGTIKGTFYALLFAIPLALLGALYTSQFMHPMLRGIVKPTVEIMAALPSVVLGFLAGLWLAPLVEKVVPGLFLMPIVTTLLILIAVLCWRFVPIGIRSRVKAGTEVALLIPIVILGGWISFQLGGAVERLLLSGDYRGWLLHVLGLTYDQRNSLVVGIAMGFAVIPIIFTIAEDSLSNVPQHLVAGSLALGATRWQTALRVVLPTASPGIFSAIMIGFGRAVGETMIVLMATGNTPVMDWSIFNGFRALSANIAVELPEAPEGGTLFRILFLAALLLFVMTFIVNTLAELVRLKLRQRYRSL from the coding sequence ATGAAGGACAGCACCAAGGCTATCGTACCGGGCGAGCCACTGCAGGCGGCTCGCCCGTTTACTGTCCCGCACCAAAAGATCACGCGGCGTCTCCTGCTGGATCGCCTGGCCCGTTGGGTCGTCACGCTCGGGGGGGCGGCGATCATCGTCTCCATTCTGGCCATCCTGTTTGTCATTGCCGCCGAGGTCTATCCCCTCTTCAGAAGGCCGACGGCAGTACCGCTTGGGGCGATTACCACGACGCTCGATTCGGCCCCGCTCGCGGTCGGGGTGGACGAATACCGCGAGATCGTGTACGTAGTGACCGCCTCCGGCGTACAGTTCGTGTCCGCCAAAGACGGAACGTTACTGACATCCAATCGGCTCCAGGGGCTGCGCGACGCGACGGTCGTCGGGGTATCAGGATTAGGACGAGGCCCGTTTGTACTGGGACTCTCGGATGGGCGTGCGATCCCCGCTGAGGTCAGATTCTCGGTCACCTTCCCGGAAGGAAAGCGCCGCGTCGAGGCTGAGCTCACGGCCGGCGATCCGATCGCGGTCGATCCGGAGCGGCACCCGGTCGCTAGGCTCGCCTACGCCTCCACCCCAAACGGACCCGTAACAGCGGCTGTCGTCGGTCCAAAAGCTATCATTCTCGTCACCATCAAAGAGATGAAGGCCCTGATCGGTCCGTCCACGAAGGAGGAGTCACGTGAGCGTCTCACTCTACCGATCGAGGGAGAGATCACTCAGATCCTCCTCGATGGCCGCGGCGAGAACCTGTTCGCCGGTACCTCGTCCGGCCAAGTCATCAGGGTAGACCTCCGAGACCCAAACGACCCAAAGGTTGTCGGCGTTGTCCCCGCTACGATCCGACCAGGGATCGGCGTGAGCACGATGGGGTTCCTGATCGGGGACCGCACACTGGTGATAGGTGATGCGATGGGCGGCATCAGTTCCTGGCAACTCGTGCAGGCGGATGGCACAGAGCAGCGCTTGGCGAAGGTCCATGACTTTCTGGCCCACACGGGACCCGTCGTCGCCTTCGCTCCGTCCCGCCGCGATAAGGGGTTTGTGACGGCGGATGCCTCCGGCATCATCCGCATCCACTATGGCACCACGGGGAAGACCTTGCTGACGCTCAAGGCTGCAGATGTGGGACTGAGCGCGGTCACCTTCGCCCCCAAAGCCGACGGCGTCATGACGATTGATGCGAAGGGGGGCCTCTCACACTGGACCGTGGAGAACCCCCACCCCGAGATCAGTTGGGGGAACCTATTCGGGAAGGTCTGGTACGAAGGGTACCCTGCGCCGGCCTATGTCTGGCAGTCCACTGGAGGAACCGACGATTTTGAGGCAAAGTTTAGCCTCACCCCGCTCATCTTCGGGACGATCAAAGGGACCTTCTACGCACTGCTCTTCGCAATCCCGCTGGCGCTCCTGGGCGCTCTATACACCTCCCAGTTCATGCACCCGATGCTCAGGGGGATCGTGAAGCCGACCGTAGAGATCATGGCTGCGCTTCCGAGCGTCGTCCTGGGCTTCCTGGCAGGCCTATGGCTTGCGCCCCTTGTCGAAAAGGTCGTTCCAGGTCTCTTCCTCATGCCGATCGTGACCACACTCCTCATTCTGATCGCCGTCTTGTGCTGGCGATTCGTTCCCATCGGCATCCGCAGTCGTGTCAAGGCGGGTACCGAGGTCGCCCTGCTCATCCCGATCGTGATCCTCGGAGGCTGGATCTCCTTCCAACTCGGTGGGGCGGTCGAGCGCCTGTTGCTGTCAGGCGACTATCGAGGCTGGCTCTTACATGTCCTCGGACTCACCTATGATCAACGAAACTCCCTGGTTGTCGGCATCGCCATGGGCTTCGCCGTCATCCCGATTATTTTTACCATTGCCGAGGATTCGCTCTCCAACGTGCCTCAACACCTTGTGGCCGGTTCGCTCGCGCTTGGCGCCACCCGGTGGCAGACCGCGCTGAGGGTCGTCCTGCCGACGGCAAGCCCTGGGATCTTCTCCGCCATCATGATCGGCTTCGGACGGGCGGTGGGCGAGACAATGATCGTCCTGATGGCCACGGGAAATACGCCGGTGATGGACTGGAGCATCTTCAACGGTTTTCGGGCCCTCTCGGCCAACATCGCCGTGGAGCTTCCCGAGGCGCCTGAGGGCGGGACGCTCTTCCGAATTCTCTTCCTGGCAGCCCTCCTGCTCTTCGTGATGACATTCATCGTGAACACCCTGGCCGAGCTGGTTCGCTTGAAGCTCCGGCAGAGGTATCGTTCCCTATGA
- a CDS encoding phosphate ABC transporter substrate-binding protein PstS family protein, producing MLRQENGKWRRGYTFLLLLSEIVCAILLWSALAVAEVLKVDPALPTYKAVSGVSGNLSSVGSDTLNNLMTFWAETLNKFYPNVKIQIEGKGSSTAPPALISGTAQLGPMSRPMKGTEIDAFEKKFGHKPTELRTAVDALAVFVNMDNPIKCLSIAQVDAIFSKSRRYGHKEDLKTWGQLGLTGDWANRPISLFGRNSASGTYGFFKEHALKNGDYKDQLKEQPGSASVVQGVAVDRYAMGYSGIGYTTAGVRAVPLAEKEGGTCVEATAANAYSGKYPLSRFLFIYVNRAPGKRLDPLTSEFIRLVLSKEGQEVVIKDGFFPIPNSVAKEELSKAL from the coding sequence ATGCTAAGGCAAGAGAACGGCAAATGGAGAAGAGGTTATACTTTTTTACTGCTGCTTTCAGAGATAGTGTGTGCGATCTTGCTCTGGTCTGCGCTCGCCGTGGCTGAGGTCCTGAAGGTAGATCCGGCACTCCCGACCTACAAGGCGGTCAGCGGCGTCTCGGGCAATCTTTCGAGTGTCGGATCGGACACCTTGAACAATCTTATGACGTTCTGGGCCGAAACGCTCAACAAGTTTTACCCCAATGTGAAGATCCAGATCGAGGGGAAAGGCTCCTCCACGGCTCCGCCGGCGCTGATCTCCGGCACCGCTCAGCTCGGTCCCATGTCTCGGCCCATGAAAGGAACCGAGATCGATGCCTTTGAAAAGAAGTTCGGCCACAAGCCGACCGAGCTCCGCACTGCCGTGGACGCCCTGGCCGTATTTGTGAATATGGACAACCCGATCAAGTGCCTGTCAATCGCCCAAGTAGATGCCATCTTTTCCAAGTCCAGGCGCTACGGCCACAAGGAAGACCTCAAAACCTGGGGGCAGCTCGGCTTGACCGGTGACTGGGCCAACCGTCCGATCAGCCTGTTTGGTCGGAACTCGGCCTCCGGGACGTACGGATTCTTCAAGGAGCACGCGCTGAAGAACGGCGACTACAAGGATCAGTTAAAGGAGCAGCCCGGCTCGGCCTCTGTCGTCCAGGGGGTGGCCGTTGACCGCTACGCCATGGGCTATAGTGGCATCGGCTACACCACCGCCGGCGTGCGGGCCGTTCCACTGGCCGAGAAAGAAGGCGGTACGTGTGTCGAGGCCACCGCAGCCAACGCCTATTCCGGGAAGTACCCCCTGTCACGGTTCCTGTTCATCTACGTCAATCGCGCGCCTGGTAAGCGCCTTGACCCCCTCACCAGTGAGTTCATCAGGCTTGTACTCTCGAAGGAGGGGCAGGAGGTCGTGATCAAGGATGGATTCTTTCCGATCCCGAACTCCGTAGCCAAGGAAGAGCTGAGTAAGGCGCTCTAA
- a CDS encoding HigA family addiction module antitoxin gives MAMHNPPHPGEFITQVYLEPNHLSGRELAAKLGVAPSTLHRILVGSSRVSPEMALRLSKALGRSPESWLAMQNNHDLWQAKQRLKLGNVGKVRLTAA, from the coding sequence ATGGCTATGCACAATCCACCCCATCCCGGAGAGTTCATCACTCAGGTCTATCTGGAGCCGAATCACCTGAGCGGCCGGGAGCTGGCTGCAAAGCTCGGTGTGGCACCTTCGACATTGCATCGTATTCTGGTGGGCTCCAGCCGTGTCAGTCCGGAAATGGCGCTGCGGCTCTCCAAGGCCCTTGGGCGTTCTCCCGAGAGCTGGCTTGCTATGCAGAACAACCATGATCTTTGGCAAGCGAAACAGCGCCTCAAACTCGGCAATGTTGGTAAGGTGCGGCTCACGGCGGCCTAA